One window of the Nocardia huaxiensis genome contains the following:
- a CDS encoding acetoacetate--CoA ligase, producing the protein MMLTGKSTAPQWIPSADDIAEARVTDFARFVALKFGVRTEGYRELWEWSIADMAGFWRAVWEYFDLGEIAGAVLADDAMPGAQWFPGTRLNYVDRVVRQAQLDRPAIIALCEDRPVRELSWDEMLSRTAAFARALSELGVRPGDRVAGYLPNIPEAVIAFLATASLGAVWSACGQDYTAKAALDRLGQLEPVVLVTADGYRYGGKAHDKRAEIDALRAGLPGLRATVLVSALGHSVPSALDWDAVTTSAEPIELRTAPVDFDHPLWVLYSSGTTGKPKGIVHGHGGVLLEHLKAIALQSDIGSEDTFLWYTSPSWMMWNFQIAGLLTGATIVCYDGSPAYPRPDSLWELASRTRATVLGTSPGYVLSCEKAEAIPSRDHDLSALRLIGITGSAMPASSALWLRDNVGADVPVASISGGTDVVSAFVGGARTVPVWPGELSVPYLGVALEAWDENGRPVREAVGELVITKPMPSMPVAFWNDPDGSRYRDAYFDMYPGVWRHGDWITITDHDSVIVHGRSDSTLNRNGIRMGSADIHQTVEALPEVAEALVLGIEQPGGCYWMPLFVVPTAGTTLTDALQDRIRAAIRTGLSPRHVPDDIIEAPGIPHTRTGKKLEVPLKRLLQGADPSVVLDPNAVDAPELLTWFQEMSAMRSSM; encoded by the coding sequence ATGATGCTGACCGGGAAATCGACCGCACCACAGTGGATTCCGAGCGCGGACGACATCGCCGAGGCGCGCGTCACCGACTTCGCGCGGTTCGTGGCGCTGAAATTCGGTGTGCGCACCGAGGGCTACCGGGAACTCTGGGAATGGTCGATCGCGGATATGGCCGGATTCTGGCGGGCGGTGTGGGAGTACTTCGATCTCGGCGAGATCGCCGGCGCGGTGCTCGCGGACGACGCCATGCCGGGAGCCCAGTGGTTCCCGGGGACGCGGCTCAACTATGTCGATCGCGTCGTCCGGCAGGCGCAGCTCGACCGCCCGGCGATCATCGCGCTGTGTGAGGACCGTCCGGTGCGGGAGCTGTCCTGGGACGAAATGCTGTCCCGCACCGCCGCATTCGCCCGCGCTCTGTCCGAACTCGGGGTGCGGCCCGGCGATCGGGTGGCCGGCTACCTGCCGAACATCCCGGAGGCGGTCATCGCCTTTCTGGCCACGGCGAGCCTGGGCGCGGTGTGGAGCGCCTGCGGGCAGGACTACACCGCCAAGGCCGCCCTGGATCGGCTCGGCCAGCTGGAGCCGGTCGTGCTCGTCACCGCCGACGGCTACCGGTACGGCGGGAAAGCCCACGACAAGCGTGCGGAGATCGACGCGCTGCGGGCGGGCCTGCCGGGATTGCGTGCGACGGTGCTGGTTTCGGCGCTCGGGCATTCGGTCCCGAGCGCGCTGGACTGGGATGCGGTCACCACCAGCGCCGAACCGATCGAACTGCGCACGGCTCCGGTCGATTTCGACCATCCGCTGTGGGTGCTGTACTCCTCCGGCACCACCGGCAAGCCGAAGGGCATCGTGCACGGCCACGGCGGGGTGCTGCTGGAACATCTGAAAGCCATTGCGCTGCAGTCCGATATCGGCTCGGAGGACACCTTCCTCTGGTACACCAGCCCCAGCTGGATGATGTGGAACTTCCAGATCGCCGGACTGCTTACCGGTGCGACCATCGTCTGCTACGACGGCAGCCCCGCCTACCCGCGCCCGGACAGCCTGTGGGAGTTGGCCTCTCGCACGCGCGCCACCGTGCTCGGCACCAGCCCCGGCTATGTCCTCTCCTGTGAGAAGGCCGAAGCCATCCCGTCCCGCGACCACGACCTGTCGGCCCTGCGTCTGATCGGCATCACCGGCTCGGCCATGCCCGCCTCGTCCGCCCTGTGGTTGCGCGACAATGTCGGCGCCGATGTCCCGGTCGCCTCCATCAGCGGCGGCACCGACGTGGTGTCGGCCTTCGTGGGCGGCGCGCGCACCGTCCCGGTCTGGCCGGGCGAGCTGTCGGTCCCGTATCTCGGTGTGGCCCTGGAGGCTTGGGACGAGAACGGCCGCCCGGTGCGCGAGGCCGTGGGCGAACTGGTGATCACCAAGCCCATGCCCTCCATGCCGGTCGCCTTCTGGAACGACCCGGACGGATCCCGCTACCGCGACGCCTATTTCGACATGTACCCCGGCGTCTGGCGGCACGGCGACTGGATCACCATCACCGATCACGACAGCGTCATCGTGCACGGCCGCTCGGATTCCACCTTGAACCGCAATGGCATTCGCATGGGCAGCGCCGATATCCATCAAACCGTCGAGGCGCTGCCGGAAGTCGCCGAAGCCCTGGTGCTCGGCATCGAACAACCCGGCGGCTGCTACTGGATGCCCCTGTTCGTAGTCCCCACGGCGGGAACGACTCTCACCGACGCGCTGCAGGACCGCATCAGGGCGGCCATCCGCACCGGCCTGTCGCCTCGCCACGTCCCCGACGACATCATCGAAGCCCCCGGTATTCCGCACACCCGCACCGGCAAGAAGCTCGAGGTCCCCCTGAAACGCCTTCTGCAAGGCGCGGATCCGAGCGTCGTGCTGGACCCCAATGCCGTCGACGCCCCGGAACTGCTCACCTGGTTTCAGGAGATGTCGGCGATGAGGTCGTCGATGTAG
- a CDS encoding TetR/AcrR family transcriptional regulator: MTPHPQRRTRGDARREQIIDEALKAFADNGYRNTSIAEIAERCGLSQPGLLHYFPNKAALLAAVLAQRDRLDADRMGFGPQLHGKDALLRLAQLVEYNSHVPGLVRLFTVLTSEAVTLDHPAHAWVVNRYRTLETILTETLDAGIAEGSLRPGIDTRSLARQITAMMDGLQLQWLIDPDRVDMPALFRAYIDDLIADIS, from the coding sequence ATGACCCCGCACCCACAGCGCCGTACCCGGGGTGACGCGCGCCGCGAACAGATCATCGACGAGGCGCTGAAAGCCTTCGCCGACAACGGCTATCGCAATACCTCCATCGCCGAGATCGCCGAGCGCTGCGGCCTGTCCCAGCCCGGCCTGCTGCACTACTTCCCCAACAAGGCCGCCCTGCTCGCCGCCGTCCTCGCCCAGCGCGACCGCCTCGACGCCGACCGCATGGGCTTCGGCCCGCAACTGCACGGCAAGGACGCCCTGCTGCGCCTGGCCCAGCTGGTCGAATACAACTCGCACGTCCCCGGCCTGGTCCGCCTGTTCACCGTCCTGACCAGCGAGGCCGTCACACTCGATCACCCCGCGCACGCCTGGGTCGTCAACCGCTACCGCACCCTCGAGACCATCCTCACCGAAACCCTCGACGCCGGGATCGCCGAGGGCAGCCTCCGCCCCGGCATCGACACCCGCAGCCTGGCCCGCCAGATCACCGCCATGATGGACGGGCTCCAACTGCAATGGCTCATCGACCCCGACCGCGTCGACATGCCCGCGCTCTTCCGCGCCTACATCGACGACCTCATCGCCGACATCTCCTGA
- a CDS encoding alpha/beta fold hydrolase, translated as MRQAIPPIKPITLRGSAGTLAAWEAKPAGTPRGTVVLVPGFTGSKEDFEGMLPLLTQAGYRAVAYDQRGQWESEGPDDIAGYTMDDFRGDLLGVIDQVSPDEPVHLVGHSFGGYVSRVAVIAEPKKFRSLTLLASGPSSIEDINFPPPRLVAQMVEAGGAEVLWQQLSAAMQAMPTPPTPQRLEFLHNRILRTRQANILGILKVMEAPPVADPAVLREAGVPILVAFGDTNDLWDPAVHRRFAAQLDARTAEYPGSGHVPNEDVPERVCADLVNFWRETA; from the coding sequence ATGAGGCAGGCCATCCCACCCATCAAGCCGATCACCCTGCGCGGGTCCGCCGGGACACTCGCCGCCTGGGAGGCGAAACCCGCGGGCACGCCCCGGGGCACCGTCGTGCTGGTGCCGGGTTTCACCGGTTCCAAAGAGGACTTCGAGGGCATGCTGCCGCTGCTCACCCAGGCCGGCTATCGCGCCGTCGCTTACGACCAGCGTGGGCAGTGGGAGTCCGAGGGGCCCGACGACATCGCGGGCTACACCATGGACGATTTCCGCGGCGATCTGCTGGGCGTGATCGATCAGGTGTCGCCGGATGAGCCGGTGCACCTGGTCGGGCACTCCTTCGGCGGGTACGTCTCCCGGGTTGCCGTCATCGCCGAGCCGAAGAAGTTCCGCAGCCTCACCCTGCTGGCGTCGGGCCCCTCGTCCATCGAGGACATCAATTTCCCGCCGCCGCGGCTGGTCGCCCAGATGGTGGAAGCCGGTGGGGCCGAGGTGCTCTGGCAGCAGCTCAGCGCCGCCATGCAAGCCATGCCGACCCCGCCCACGCCGCAGCGCCTGGAGTTCCTGCACAACCGGATCCTGCGCACCCGGCAGGCGAATATCCTCGGCATTCTGAAGGTGATGGAGGCGCCGCCGGTGGCGGACCCGGCCGTGCTGCGCGAGGCCGGGGTGCCGATTCTGGTGGCGTTCGGCGACACGAACGATCTGTGGGATCCCGCGGTGCATCGCAGGTTCGCGGCGCAGCTCGACGCGCGGACAGCGGAGTATCCGGGCAGCGGGCACGTGCCCAATGAGGATGTCCCCGAACGGGTGTGCGCGGATCTGGTGAACTTCTGGAGGGAGACGGCGTGA
- a CDS encoding glycoside hydrolase family 3 protein, which produces MNDLIDDLLGKLDLAAKIKLISGSGVFRFAGDPNIGLAEMPVSDGPSGVRGEMWDERDPSVSLPSGTALAATWDRELLAEIGALIAAEARRKQVYAVLGPTINLHRSPLGGRHFECFSEDPMLTGEMADAYVRAVQAHGVSACPKHYVANDSETERFTANVLADERTLRELYLYPFERSVAAGAWMVMAAYNSVNGATMTENPLLDEPLKGEWGFDGVVVSDWTAVRSTVGAAHGNDIAMPGPAELWGAPLEEAVRTGAVPESAIDEKVRRILRFAIRVGALNGTPQQVPAFTDEAAQRLVREAAAKAMVLVSNDGTLPLGEPARVALLGAAAAEPRFMGGGSATVIPAHTTSPVEGLSEVLPVTYTPGVHLTDHLIPVPMALVTDPETGEQGLSLRYLDDGAVLAAEHRTAGALMLFGNPNAMRAKSIELRGRLRADAAGEWRIGFAAVGTVRLEIDGETVLTDTVLPEGTDPVEMLLNPPQRFVTRTLAAGDEVDVRIELVPAPGLPAMGITYAVGRPRRAADEEFAAAVELARTSEVAVVVVGTTEQIESEGFDRKTLRLPGRQDELVAAVAAVNPRTVVVVNSGAPVEMPWRDDVAAVLLTWFPGQEFGAALADVLTGAAEPGGRLPTTWPRTMGDVPVLDTKPHADNALPYAEGIHIGYRAWLKSGVAPAYPFGHGLGYTTWDLTDLKVDGRTATVSVTNTGTRAGRQVVQAYLSRDNSAVDRPMRWLSAFAAVEAAPGETRTVTLELPQRSFEHWVDGGWATEPGAFTLHVGTSVTALPLTADIA; this is translated from the coding sequence GTGAACGACCTCATCGATGACCTGCTCGGCAAGCTGGACCTGGCGGCCAAGATCAAGCTGATCTCGGGGTCGGGGGTGTTCCGGTTCGCGGGCGACCCGAATATCGGACTGGCCGAGATGCCGGTCTCGGACGGCCCGTCCGGTGTGCGCGGCGAAATGTGGGACGAGCGCGATCCGTCGGTGAGCCTGCCGTCGGGCACCGCGCTGGCCGCCACCTGGGATCGGGAGCTGCTCGCCGAGATCGGTGCGCTGATCGCCGCCGAGGCCCGCCGCAAGCAGGTGTACGCGGTGCTGGGCCCGACCATCAATCTGCACCGATCCCCGCTCGGCGGAAGGCATTTCGAATGCTTCTCCGAGGATCCCATGCTGACCGGCGAGATGGCCGACGCCTATGTGCGGGCTGTGCAGGCGCACGGGGTGAGCGCGTGCCCCAAGCACTATGTGGCCAATGACTCCGAGACCGAGCGCTTCACCGCGAATGTGCTCGCGGACGAGCGCACGCTGCGGGAGCTGTACCTGTACCCGTTCGAGCGGTCGGTCGCGGCCGGCGCCTGGATGGTCATGGCGGCCTACAACTCCGTCAACGGCGCCACCATGACCGAAAACCCGTTGCTGGACGAGCCTTTGAAGGGTGAGTGGGGCTTCGACGGCGTGGTCGTGTCCGACTGGACCGCGGTGCGCTCCACCGTCGGTGCGGCGCACGGCAACGACATCGCCATGCCCGGTCCGGCGGAGCTGTGGGGTGCGCCGCTGGAGGAAGCCGTGCGCACCGGCGCGGTGCCGGAGTCGGCCATCGACGAAAAGGTTCGGCGCATACTGCGATTCGCCATCCGCGTCGGTGCGCTGAACGGAACTCCGCAGCAGGTGCCGGCTTTCACCGACGAGGCCGCGCAGCGGCTGGTGCGCGAGGCCGCCGCCAAGGCCATGGTGCTGGTGTCCAATGACGGCACGCTGCCGCTGGGCGAGCCCGCCCGGGTGGCGCTGCTCGGCGCGGCCGCCGCCGAACCGCGATTCATGGGCGGCGGCAGCGCGACTGTCATTCCCGCGCATACGACTTCGCCGGTGGAAGGGCTGTCGGAGGTGCTGCCGGTGACCTACACGCCGGGCGTGCACCTCACCGATCACCTGATTCCGGTGCCCATGGCGCTGGTCACCGATCCGGAGACCGGGGAGCAGGGTCTGTCGCTGCGCTACCTCGACGACGGCGCGGTCCTGGCCGCCGAACATCGCACCGCCGGTGCCCTCATGCTGTTCGGCAATCCGAATGCCATGCGCGCCAAGAGCATCGAACTGCGCGGCCGCCTGCGCGCGGACGCGGCGGGGGAGTGGCGCATCGGCTTCGCCGCCGTCGGCACCGTGCGCCTGGAGATCGACGGCGAGACCGTGCTCACCGACACCGTGCTGCCCGAGGGCACCGATCCGGTGGAGATGCTGCTCAATCCGCCACAGCGCTTCGTGACCCGTACCCTCGCCGCGGGCGACGAGGTGGACGTGCGCATCGAACTGGTGCCCGCGCCGGGGCTGCCCGCCATGGGCATCACCTACGCGGTGGGCCGCCCGCGCCGCGCCGCCGACGAAGAGTTCGCCGCCGCAGTGGAATTGGCGCGCACCTCGGAGGTGGCGGTGGTCGTCGTCGGCACCACCGAGCAGATCGAATCCGAGGGCTTCGACCGCAAGACCCTGCGCCTGCCCGGCCGCCAGGACGAACTCGTCGCCGCCGTCGCCGCCGTGAACCCGCGCACCGTCGTGGTGGTGAATTCCGGTGCGCCGGTGGAGATGCCGTGGCGCGACGACGTGGCGGCCGTGCTGCTGACCTGGTTCCCCGGGCAGGAGTTCGGCGCGGCGCTGGCCGATGTTCTCACCGGTGCGGCCGAGCCGGGCGGGCGGCTGCCCACCACCTGGCCCAGGACCATGGGCGACGTGCCGGTGCTCGACACCAAACCGCACGCCGACAATGCCCTGCCTTATGCCGAGGGCATCCACATCGGCTACCGGGCCTGGCTGAAATCCGGTGTGGCCCCGGCCTATCCGTTCGGTCACGGCCTCGGCTACACCACCTGGGACCTCACCGACCTGAAGGTCGACGGTCGCACCGCCACCGTGTCGGTCACCAATACCGGCACCCGCGCGGGCCGGCAGGTGGTGCAGGCGTACCTGTCACGGGACAACAGCGCGGTGGACCGCCCGATGCGCTGGCTGTCCGCCTTCGCCGCCGTCGAAGCCGCTCCGGGTGAAACCCGCACCGTGACCCTCGAATTGCCGCAGCGCTCGTTCGAGCACTGGGTCGATGGCGGCTGGGCAACCGAACCCGGTGCCTTCACCCTGCACGTCGGCACCTCGGTGACGGCGCTGCCCCTCACCGCCGACATCGCCTGA
- a CDS encoding MFS transporter → MAHPEAGLVSGEDSGAAAPTRGLLPLLFAGNAAMCALYVGVASVLLPLQIERLDPASKVANLGLVAGVAAIFATVFNPVAGALSDRSGRRNPWILGGGLAAIAAMALLGAMNTVLLVAIAWCLGQAVMNIYQAAITSVVPDRVPFTRRGVASAAVGLGLPVGSIIGVLVASGLSDHPRAGYFVLGVLVAVAAVVFTAGARERRMPPRQPVPLRDQAAAFLSVLRERDFRWAFIGRALLVLGYFAVTGYQLYILQDHIRLPESLEPEDAVAILTPIGALTMAVSTVIGGVLSDRLNRRKPFVAISSLLAAVALLIPLITPTWPGMLAFAAVNGVAFGCFMAVDTALVTMVLPRAEDAARDMGVLNVANAGPQILGPFVASAVVSVGGYPPLFLVGGLLAILGAAAVAPIRSVR, encoded by the coding sequence GTGGCTCATCCTGAAGCCGGTCTCGTCTCGGGCGAGGACTCCGGCGCGGCCGCGCCCACGCGCGGGCTGCTCCCGCTGCTGTTCGCCGGCAATGCCGCCATGTGCGCGCTCTACGTGGGCGTGGCATCGGTCCTGCTGCCCTTGCAGATCGAGCGCCTCGATCCGGCGTCGAAGGTGGCCAATCTCGGGCTGGTCGCGGGCGTCGCCGCGATCTTCGCGACCGTGTTCAACCCGGTGGCGGGCGCCCTGTCGGATAGGTCGGGGCGGCGCAATCCGTGGATTCTGGGCGGCGGGCTGGCCGCGATCGCGGCCATGGCGCTGCTCGGCGCCATGAACACCGTGCTGCTGGTGGCCATCGCCTGGTGCCTGGGGCAGGCGGTGATGAACATCTATCAGGCCGCCATCACGTCGGTTGTGCCGGACCGGGTTCCGTTCACCCGGCGCGGGGTGGCCTCGGCCGCGGTGGGCCTGGGATTGCCGGTCGGGTCGATCATCGGCGTGCTGGTGGCGTCCGGCCTCTCCGATCACCCGCGGGCCGGATACTTCGTCCTCGGTGTGCTGGTGGCGGTGGCCGCCGTGGTGTTCACCGCGGGTGCGCGTGAGCGGCGGATGCCGCCGAGACAGCCTGTGCCGCTGCGGGATCAGGCGGCGGCGTTCCTGAGTGTGTTGCGCGAGCGCGATTTCCGGTGGGCGTTCATCGGCCGGGCGTTGCTGGTGCTGGGGTACTTCGCCGTCACCGGCTATCAGCTCTACATTCTCCAGGACCACATCCGGCTGCCGGAAAGTCTGGAACCCGAAGACGCCGTGGCGATTCTGACCCCGATCGGCGCGCTCACCATGGCCGTGTCGACGGTGATCGGCGGCGTGCTCTCCGACCGGTTGAACCGCCGGAAGCCGTTCGTGGCGATCTCGTCCCTGCTGGCGGCCGTCGCCCTGCTGATTCCACTGATCACTCCCACCTGGCCGGGCATGCTGGCCTTCGCCGCGGTGAACGGTGTGGCTTTCGGCTGTTTCATGGCGGTGGACACCGCGCTGGTGACCATGGTGCTGCCGCGCGCCGAGGACGCCGCCCGCGATATGGGCGTGCTGAACGTGGCCAATGCCGGCCCGCAGATTCTGGGACCGTTCGTGGCCTCGGCGGTGGTGAGCGTCGGCGGGTATCCGCCGCTGTTCCTGGTCGGTGGTCTGCTCGCCATTCTGGGCGCGGCGGCGGTCGCCCCGATTCGCTCGGTGCGCTGA
- a CDS encoding FHA domain-containing protein — MPVCAKGHQSEATDYCDVCGWPMAQAAAPSAQCPECSAPLVGRFCEDCGFDTVLPRPVPRPEPVSPPKPVPDEPNPITGITIGPPPPGERWVATITADRAHFARMRAQQGPDLDLVEFPDFYPERRIMLNGTDILIGKRSESQGLYPHIDLSIAPADIAVSRSHAILHTTGRTLTITDLGSTNGTCVNGGSRPIPANTPVPLRNGDRIHVGGWTTITVTLEPI; from the coding sequence ATGCCGGTCTGCGCCAAAGGTCATCAGTCGGAAGCCACCGACTACTGCGATGTCTGCGGGTGGCCCATGGCGCAGGCCGCCGCACCGAGCGCGCAGTGCCCGGAATGTTCGGCGCCGCTGGTGGGCCGCTTCTGTGAGGACTGCGGATTCGACACCGTGCTCCCGCGCCCGGTGCCGCGTCCCGAACCCGTGTCACCACCGAAACCGGTTCCCGACGAACCGAATCCGATCACCGGCATCACCATCGGCCCGCCCCCGCCCGGGGAACGCTGGGTGGCCACCATCACCGCCGATCGCGCGCACTTCGCCCGCATGCGCGCACAGCAGGGCCCCGACCTGGACCTGGTGGAGTTTCCGGACTTCTATCCGGAGCGCCGAATCATGTTGAACGGCACCGACATCCTGATCGGCAAGCGCAGCGAATCACAGGGTTTGTACCCGCACATCGACCTGTCCATCGCACCGGCCGATATCGCCGTCTCACGCTCGCACGCGATCCTGCACACCACCGGCCGCACCCTCACCATCACCGATCTGGGTTCCACCAACGGCACCTGCGTCAACGGCGGCTCACGCCCCATCCCCGCCAATACTCCGGTGCCGCTGCGCAATGGCGACCGCATTCACGTGGGCGGCTGGACCACCATCACCGTGACCCTCGAACCGATCTGA